From a region of the Nonlabens dokdonensis DSW-6 genome:
- the pfkA gene encoding 6-phosphofructokinase, with protein sequence MNSKINKIGVMTSGGDSPGMNAAIRSVVRTCAFHEIECIGIYRGYQGLIEGDFKEMNARSVNNIINKGGTILKSARSQEFRTKEGRESAFAKAREKGLDALVVIGGDGSFTGAMIFSQEFDIPVMGIPGTIDNDIFGTSATLGYDTALNTVVEAIDKIRDTASSHNRLFFVEVMGRDVGHIALNAGVGAGAEEILIPEEDLGKDRLLESLKRSRQSGKSSSIVVVAEGDQTGENVFELKDYVEANLPEYEVRVSVLGHMQRGGSPSCADRVLASRMGVKAVESLLEGKTNYMVGIKDTQMVLCPIDKAVKGKTDIDLELIRVSDIMTT encoded by the coding sequence ATGAATAGTAAAATAAATAAAATAGGTGTGATGACTTCTGGAGGTGATTCTCCAGGTATGAACGCCGCTATACGATCTGTAGTTCGTACCTGTGCTTTTCATGAAATTGAGTGCATAGGAATCTATAGAGGTTACCAAGGTTTAATAGAAGGTGATTTCAAAGAAATGAATGCTCGTAGTGTAAATAATATCATTAATAAAGGTGGTACGATACTTAAGTCTGCACGATCGCAAGAATTTAGAACTAAGGAAGGTCGTGAGTCCGCTTTCGCGAAAGCGAGAGAAAAGGGGCTGGATGCCTTAGTAGTGATAGGTGGAGATGGAAGTTTTACTGGTGCGATGATTTTCTCTCAAGAATTTGATATTCCAGTTATGGGAATTCCTGGTACAATAGATAATGATATCTTCGGGACTAGTGCTACTTTAGGTTATGATACCGCGCTGAACACAGTAGTAGAAGCGATCGATAAAATTAGAGATACGGCGAGTTCACACAACCGTTTGTTCTTTGTAGAAGTAATGGGTCGTGACGTCGGACACATCGCATTAAATGCAGGAGTAGGAGCAGGAGCTGAAGAAATATTAATTCCAGAAGAAGACTTAGGAAAAGATCGATTACTAGAAAGTTTAAAACGCTCTAGACAGTCTGGAAAGTCTTCTAGTATAGTTGTAGTTGCCGAAGGTGATCAAACTGGTGAAAATGTTTTTGAACTTAAAGATTATGTAGAAGCAAACTTACCAGAATATGAAGTGCGTGTATCTGTTTTAGGACATATGCAGCGTGGTGGTTCTCCTTCTTGTGCAGATCGTGTTCTTGCAAGTCGCATGGGCGTGAAAGCAGTAGAGAGTCTTCTAGAAGGAAAGACTAATTACATGGTAGGAATAAAAGATACTCAAATGGTATTGTGTCCTATCGATAAAGCGGTAAAAGGTAAAACAGACATCGATCTTGAATTGATACGTGTAAGTGATATCATGACGACTTAA
- a CDS encoding WG repeat-containing protein → MKIRQISILIFTLSVAFSCRKYIQKETTDYKYFDRPKSDTISINKLKAITDEEYLQYGVRVAFVSENNDTIIPFGKYAYYGTDTLEFYANVIEHPNDSTYGRQIAIDRNQNVLFDIVMFDNGPEPFNNGLTRVLRNGKMGYANKFGQIVISCEYDYAKWFENGKAEVTYKAKEYFDLEEHKRVESDEWFEIDKKGKKLK, encoded by the coding sequence ATGAAAATAAGACAAATTTCGATATTAATATTTACTCTTTCAGTAGCCTTTTCTTGTAGAAAATATATTCAAAAAGAAACTACTGACTATAAATATTTTGACAGACCTAAATCTGACACAATTTCGATTAATAAACTGAAAGCAATAACAGACGAAGAATATTTACAATATGGAGTAAGAGTTGCATTTGTAAGTGAAAACAATGACACTATTATTCCATTTGGTAAATATGCATATTACGGAACCGATACATTAGAGTTTTATGCGAATGTAATTGAACATCCGAATGATAGTACTTATGGAAGACAGATTGCTATCGACAGAAATCAGAATGTTTTGTTTGATATTGTAATGTTTGACAATGGGCCAGAACCTTTTAATAATGGACTGACTCGAGTTCTTAGAAATGGTAAAATGGGCTACGCCAACAAATTTGGTCAAATAGTGATTTCTTGTGAATATGATTATGCAAAATGGTTTGAAAATGGAAAAGCCGAAGTGACTTATAAGGCAAAAGAGTATTTTGATTTGGAAGAACATAAAAGAGTTGAAAGTGACGAATGGTTCGAAATTGACAAAAAGGGAAAGAAATTAAAATAA
- a CDS encoding BadF/BadG/BcrA/BcrD ATPase family protein: MILITDSGSTKSDWIALDNDGKQLFKTRTRGMNPAILTTEQLQERILESEELVENKANVEQVFFYGAGCGTEGPRKNLEILLASYFHNSKVVVKEDTAAAVYAAVGDEPGVVCILGTGSNCCFSDGKNIEQRVVSLGYTLMDEASGNWYGKNLLRDYGFKNMPKDLMKKFADSYNMDPDYIKFHLYKQPNPNAFLANHAEFIFQNLEERYIKKLLRKGLRKFSRNMILQFSEEIKSHEVHFVGSIAHFAQARIKQVAAEFGYEVGNIVRRPIDGLVQYHIEKIKKQTA; the protein is encoded by the coding sequence ATGATTCTTATAACTGACAGTGGTTCTACAAAGTCTGACTGGATTGCGCTAGATAATGATGGTAAGCAACTTTTTAAAACACGTACTCGTGGAATGAACCCTGCAATTCTCACTACAGAGCAATTGCAAGAACGCATCCTCGAAAGTGAAGAGCTGGTTGAAAATAAAGCAAATGTAGAGCAAGTGTTTTTCTATGGCGCTGGCTGTGGTACAGAAGGACCGAGAAAAAACTTAGAAATACTTCTTGCAAGCTATTTTCACAACAGTAAAGTAGTAGTTAAAGAAGATACTGCTGCTGCTGTTTATGCTGCTGTAGGCGATGAGCCTGGAGTAGTTTGTATTCTAGGAACTGGTTCTAATTGTTGTTTCTCAGATGGGAAGAATATTGAACAACGTGTTGTTTCCTTAGGATATACTCTTATGGACGAGGCAAGTGGTAACTGGTACGGCAAGAACTTATTAAGAGATTATGGCTTTAAAAATATGCCTAAAGACTTAATGAAAAAGTTTGCCGATTCTTACAACATGGATCCAGATTACATTAAGTTTCATTTGTACAAGCAACCTAATCCTAACGCGTTTCTAGCAAATCACGCAGAGTTTATTTTCCAAAATCTAGAAGAACGTTATATAAAGAAATTACTGCGTAAAGGCTTGCGTAAATTTTCACGTAATATGATTCTTCAATTTAGCGAAGAAATAAAATCACACGAAGTACACTTTGTAGGTAGTATAGCTCATTTTGCACAAGCGAGAATAAAACAAGTCGCTGCTGAATTTGGTTATGAAGTAGGTAACATTGTACGTAGACCGATTGATGGTTTAGTACAATACCATATTGAAAAAATTAAAAAGCAAACCGCTTAG
- the gap gene encoding type I glyceraldehyde-3-phosphate dehydrogenase has protein sequence MSKKLRLGINGFGRIGRIVFRATLKRENVEVVAINDLVDVEQLAYLLEYDSVHGRYGGTIEIKDGNLIIDGVTVRVTSERDPKNLKWDEVGVDVVADCTGIFTDLDNAQAHLDAGAKKVVISAPSKTAPMFVMGVNDSELTVDHHIVSNASCTTNCLAPMAKILNDNFGIQEALMTTVHAATATQQTVDAPSKKNYRLGRSAMNNIIPTSTGAAVAVTKVIPELKGKLTGMAFRVPTVDVSVVDLTVKLAKETSLEEINAAFAKAANGDMKGVVGYTDEPVVSQDFVSDARTSIYDAGAAIELNPTFFKLVSWYDNEFGYSNKLVDLAEKVNSL, from the coding sequence ATGAGTAAAAAATTAAGATTAGGAATAAACGGTTTTGGACGTATAGGTCGTATCGTTTTTAGAGCTACATTAAAAAGAGAAAATGTAGAAGTAGTAGCCATTAACGATTTAGTAGATGTAGAGCAATTAGCATACTTACTAGAATACGATTCTGTTCATGGACGTTACGGTGGTACTATTGAGATCAAAGATGGTAATTTAATCATCGATGGTGTAACGGTAAGAGTAACAAGTGAGCGCGATCCTAAGAACTTGAAATGGGATGAAGTAGGAGTAGACGTGGTTGCAGACTGTACAGGTATCTTTACAGATCTTGATAATGCACAAGCACACTTAGATGCTGGTGCTAAGAAAGTAGTAATTTCTGCTCCGTCAAAAACAGCTCCTATGTTTGTTATGGGAGTAAACGACTCAGAACTAACAGTAGATCATCATATTGTTTCAAACGCTTCATGTACGACGAACTGTCTTGCACCTATGGCAAAAATATTGAACGATAACTTTGGTATTCAAGAAGCTTTAATGACTACAGTTCATGCTGCTACGGCAACACAACAAACTGTAGATGCACCTAGTAAGAAGAATTATCGTTTAGGTAGAAGTGCTATGAATAATATCATTCCTACTTCTACAGGAGCTGCTGTTGCAGTAACTAAAGTAATTCCAGAATTGAAAGGAAAACTTACTGGTATGGCTTTCCGTGTTCCTACGGTAGATGTTTCTGTAGTAGATTTAACGGTGAAGTTAGCAAAAGAAACAAGTCTAGAAGAAATTAATGCAGCTTTCGCGAAAGCGGCAAACGGCGACATGAAAGGTGTGGTAGGTTATACTGATGAGCCAGTGGTATCTCAGGATTTTGTGAGCGATGCTCGTACGAGTATTTATGACGCTGGTGCAGCGATCGAATTGAACCCTACGTTCTTTAAACTGGTAAGCTGGTATGATAACGAATTCGGTTATTCTAATAAATTAGTAGATCTAGCTGAGAAAGTAAACTCGTTATAA
- a CDS encoding sodium:solute symporter family protein, producing the protein MKLEIIDICIIVCFFLVSLAIGIIVSKQSSKDSSSFYLSGRNMPWWLLGVSMVATTFAADTPNLVAGLVRADGVSGNWVWWAFLLTGMLTVFFYARLWRRSGITTDLEFYEMRYSGKSAAFLRGFRAIYLGVVFNIIIMATVCLAAIKIGHVMFGFSAGTTLVYASVVTLAYSLLGGLKGVLITDFVQFIIAMVGSIWATWYILDLPEINGMANLITHPNVQEKLDLLPDFSNTDMMMGIFIIPIAVQWWSTWYPGAEPGGGGYIAQRMLAAKDEKNATWAVLFFNLAHYALRPWPWIIIGLASLIIYPNLESLATAFPDLDSSFIKDDLSYPAMLTYLPAGLLGLVVTSLVAAFMSTISTHLNWGSSYVVNDFYARFIKQDASEKEKVIIGRLSMVAMMALAAALSFVLEEAKFAFDLIIQIGAGSGLLFILRWFWYRINPWSEITAMAVSFVIALLFFINSSEELGLENQLFGALESWHMICINVFITSIAWLVVTFLTVRSNQNTINRFHEAIFGKESKFHNFQYKTIGFLLGVIGVYSLLFATGKLLYNEIGIGLGLLFVFLVCTASIIGLRKKLF; encoded by the coding sequence ATGAAATTAGAAATCATTGACATTTGCATCATTGTTTGCTTCTTTTTAGTCTCTCTAGCTATAGGAATAATCGTCTCCAAACAGAGTTCTAAAGACAGTTCTTCTTTCTACCTATCTGGTAGAAATATGCCATGGTGGCTTTTAGGTGTTTCTATGGTTGCCACCACATTTGCTGCAGACACGCCTAATCTGGTCGCTGGACTCGTAAGAGCCGATGGTGTTTCTGGAAATTGGGTCTGGTGGGCGTTTCTATTAACCGGTATGCTTACCGTATTTTTTTATGCCCGATTGTGGCGCCGTAGCGGTATTACTACAGATCTTGAGTTTTATGAAATGCGTTACAGCGGTAAAAGCGCTGCGTTCTTGCGTGGTTTTAGAGCTATATACTTAGGAGTCGTCTTTAATATTATTATTATGGCAACCGTTTGCCTTGCTGCGATCAAGATAGGTCATGTAATGTTCGGTTTTAGCGCAGGAACCACTTTGGTTTATGCCTCTGTTGTTACTCTAGCCTACTCGCTTTTAGGAGGTTTAAAAGGCGTTTTAATAACTGATTTTGTCCAGTTCATCATTGCGATGGTAGGATCGATCTGGGCGACATGGTACATTCTTGATTTACCAGAAATCAACGGTATGGCCAACTTAATAACGCATCCTAATGTACAAGAAAAGCTGGACCTCTTGCCCGACTTTAGTAATACCGATATGATGATGGGAATTTTTATCATTCCTATCGCGGTACAATGGTGGAGCACCTGGTATCCTGGAGCTGAGCCTGGTGGTGGCGGTTATATCGCACAAAGAATGCTGGCTGCCAAAGATGAAAAAAACGCCACTTGGGCAGTACTTTTCTTCAATCTAGCACATTATGCACTACGTCCATGGCCGTGGATCATTATAGGACTCGCTTCCTTAATCATTTACCCAAATCTAGAATCGCTCGCCACAGCTTTTCCTGATCTGGATAGTAGTTTTATCAAAGACGACTTAAGTTATCCTGCCATGCTCACCTATTTACCAGCAGGATTATTAGGACTGGTCGTTACCTCGCTCGTTGCCGCATTTATGAGTACCATTTCTACCCATTTAAATTGGGGTTCTAGTTATGTGGTAAACGACTTTTATGCCCGATTTATAAAACAAGACGCCAGCGAAAAAGAAAAAGTCATCATAGGACGTCTTTCTATGGTTGCCATGATGGCACTTGCCGCAGCGCTGTCCTTTGTGCTGGAAGAAGCAAAATTTGCCTTTGACCTCATTATACAAATAGGAGCTGGATCTGGACTCTTATTTATACTGCGCTGGTTCTGGTACCGCATCAATCCATGGTCAGAGATTACTGCAATGGCAGTTTCTTTTGTTATTGCGCTATTGTTTTTTATCAACTCTAGTGAAGAATTAGGATTAGAAAACCAACTTTTTGGCGCGCTAGAGAGCTGGCATATGATATGCATTAATGTATTCATTACCAGCATTGCCTGGCTGGTCGTTACCTTTCTCACTGTACGTAGCAACCAAAACACCATAAACCGTTTTCACGAAGCTATCTTTGGTAAAGAATCTAAGTTTCACAACTTCCAGTACAAAACCATAGGTTTCCTTTTAGGAGTAATAGGCGTTTATAGTTTGCTATTTGCCACTGGTAAATTGCTCTATAATGAAATAGGTATAGGTCTGGGATTGCTATTTGTTTTTCTAGTCTGTACCGCAAGCATTATAGGATTGAGAAAAAAGTTGTTTTAG